acaaaaccctttgTGTATGTATTCTTTTGTGTACACTGCAACAGCTtccaatttcttcactgtctacAGAAGAGTTAGAAGACTTAATTAGGAAGTTAAGAACAGCAGCTGACAGTGagtttgttcttatttttataccCAATTCCACAAGGGCTAGAACACCTTATTCCCTGATCCCTTAAAGTACTTGTGCTGCCACTCccacttctcttttcctcccataCCTTTTCTTCTTCACTGGTCTCTCTCTGTCCATCCTGGTACTTACTATATATACCTTTCCtcatcctccctctccattccctTCCCCGGCAGCAGTGCAGTTGGAGCTCACTGGAATAACTACATTTCATTTACAGGTATAAATTATGTACTTCAAGATCAAATCCTCTCTCATCCTGCCTTAAAGGAAGCTCTGAATGATCCCAGGAATGGAGAAGCAGCTTCTAAGCATTTGAAACAACAGGTTGTACAATTCTTTGAAGAAGATACTATATTCAGCAAAGTTTTCTGTTggtttttagttgttgttttttaaatccagtACAGTAGTTTCCCTTCAAAGGGTAtttatttgaatgaatgaatgaatgaatgctgccAGACTAAGTATGGGGAACATTAACTGAAGATTTCTTgaaagtgtcactgaagctacgtTCCATCCGAAATCTGCATTGTGCATAATATGATCTGAGATCTCGCatgaaattacaaaataaattttaacaatAGATGGTACAATAAATTCTCATAGTATTGAGTAAGTAGTGATAAAAAGGATGTGTGAGGATAATAATGCAATTATTTCATCTTCAAATCCAAGTGCCCTTTGCTAAAGAAGTAAAGAGATGTCCATGTAGACAGGAACCACAGAAGCCaaacgttccccccccccccagcaatatgTCCCATAGTTAGGTGAGTTGGAGTGTTTGGGTGCTGAGCCAAGGGCTGGAGGTATGAACCCCTATTGTGCCCCCTTGGAGATGAACCAGTTGAGATCACCTGTTGAATGTGTGGTTGATAGGATTATATAGCCAGCCATCTGTACTGTCTTGCAGAGGCCACATGGTTCTGGAGCACCATCAGAAGGAGGaactagtaaaccacttttgaatactttgtgcctagaaaaccctgggggggcgggtttgccataagtcaggataaATTTGATGTCAATTATATGTCTGATGACGGCAACAGCAGTAGTGTGCCTTCAcactgattctgacttatggcaaccctttccaggatttttagGTAGAGATTACTTAGAATTggtttaccttcttctgggggtgccctgatgCTATGGAGTttgaccaaggctacacaggctggctctcctcttgggaatcagatacctaattcactgagctaacTAGTGGGCTGAAATAATCAAAACTACAGTACTACTCTTGCAGTTATTTCAGATAATATGTTTGCTTTGATTGTAAAATCATCTTTTGATATCTGTAGGCTTCTATATTAGGTAACATGGAAAGACTGCATTTGCTTGGACCAGGGAACTGTTTTGTTGAATTTGGAGCTGGCCGGGGAAAGTTGTCCCATTGGGTGGATATAGCCTTAGAAGATGCTCAGGATGTTCACTTTCTTCTAGTTGAAAGAGCAACTACCAGGTTCAAGGTAGGATATTACTATAACCTTTTCTGTGGCTTTGTTATTATGCTATACTCAATAAATCTTCACTCATAAGTAACCAGGAAAGTCAGTTTCAACAGTATTAAGAAAATTCTAAAGTTAGAGTTTAGGTGGTATATCCATATATGTAGGAGTGTAACTCTTTAATAGAAGTATGTGGGGAGTGAAAGGGGCACTTGGCTTCTActactgagaaatggtaaaaaagTTTGGTTATTAAGAGAACCTAATGCAGTAAGTTTGACAATGAAAGAACAAGCAGAGATGGATACTTCTGTTATGATTTGGTGGTTGTCATAATCATCCATTTAttggcataataaaataaaacaaaataatcaatggggagcttataaataaataaaatccaacaAGCTAAGATGTACAGTGGAAGATACATAAGCAAGTGTAAGACCAATGATCAAATAAGACCTAGTTGACTAAATTCGAGTAGCATCCTTCTTCTCTGGATAATCAATTTCAAGAAAATTGCCACTTTCTCTGTTACGTCAACATTCACGCCTGAAAGAATAGACCTAATTTTCTGTGATTTGGTGATCTTCTGTTGCATATGTAAGAAGTATAAATGACAATAGAAACATAACCACTAGAGACACAGGGAAGGATgttgttttaattcatttaacaaaataaaatttgactAATTACCAGAAAAAGTGATTTTAATAtgtaagtttttttgttttgtttttttggattgtGATCTTGTCAGTTgctactgttttcatttttttaaataattcattaaaaatattttacaaagcTAAGGTTACTGCCATTTGGTTTTAAAACGGAAGGCTAAGTGTGACCCTACAGATACTggcagactgcagctcccagcatccctcatCATTGGTTGTATGGCTAGGActgctgggagttacagttcaagagcttctggagggccacactttgccctcGCTGTTTTAATGCCTTGCCAAAGGACCACCACAATAATAAATTGTTTTTGCTGCTGAGcatctttgtttttaattgtaaaacAGGATCAGAACTTGCTAAGTAGCTTAAGTAGCCTTTATTTTGTAGTAATGTGTTGTTTTGTTAACATAGGTAGATGGTAAGCacagaaaacattgttttgaaagGCTTCAAGTTGATATCCAGCACTTGTGTTTAAGTAAGTTGATAATTCATTTACCTAAATGTTAattaaatgctgttttttaatTCAGGGGAAGTCAGTGGAAAATAACAGTAATGTTAGAACAGCACTTAAGGGCAGGATCAGTCCTGTTGATCTCAATTAAGAATGAGCGCAATGGCAGAGCAGTGGCTATTCATTGTCAGATATACCACTGTCGCTCAGCTTTGAAACGCCACCACTGTGAAATACTGTTCTGCGCTCTTTACCTTCTGTTGCAGTATCTGTGAACGCTCTGTAGCCTGTTAATTTGTAAGTAATATCAAGGCCTCTGATTGCTGGATATAGTAATCCATACCTATACGATTAAAAAAGATGTAGTTTGAATGTTGTAATTCAggctggtttattttctctctattctttctttcAGATAAAGTGCCTGCCCTTGTGAAAGAGAAGCTCCCTGTGGTAGGAATTGGAAAGCATGTATGTGGTTCTGCAACAGGTACACATTTTATAAATAGTTAGTGGTAGTGAGAGCCAGTGCGGTGAAACAGATGGTGtcaggttcaaatctctgttccaTGGAACATTGATTGTGGGGTGGCCACAGTAGACTACACCTTGAACAACCTGTTAGGGCCATCAGAAGTCACAAACAATGAGACAGCACCTAATAACAAGAACAAATTGGTAGTGAAGGTTCAAGGATGGGGGAACATATGGCCACTCTGATGTTATTATACTGTTATTCCCATCACTCATGACCATTGACTTTGCTGGATAGGGCCAATGGGGGCTGGAGTTTAGCAAAGCATAGGCTCCTGTGAATGAAGCAACGCTGTTGAGAAACATGTTTTGCTTGCAGTTATACAAGCCCCAGAGATAGTGTGACTTAGTGCTGACTTTGACTTGTTATTGAGTAAGTCAAAAGTAAGTATTTCACGGCCTTTTCTTGATTTATAACAAGCTCTGAgaaatgttgttggactccagatACTGTTGGGCTGCACCCTCACCACCTGATTGTGTTGTGCCGACATTCTGTAGAGCTACATGCATCTGTTACTGCTTGCAAAAAAGCTGCCATTCAAACAATTCCTATGTATCTACAGATCTTGCTTTGAAATGTTTACTTGAAACCTACACACAGCTCGGTGACAACAGAAAGGAAGATCCTGCACCAAAACGCTTGAAGACCAATGGAACCACCATAGCACCCAATAATTCTGATGAATCATGTAGGATGGCTATAACTGAGAACAGATGCTGTGTAGCTGGAATTGTTATTGCGCTATGTTGCCATCACAGATGTGAGTGGGAACATTATGTAGGCCAAGAGTTCTTTAGAAGAGTAGGATTTGGGGCAAtggaatttaattatttaaaaagattGACAAGCTGGGCTACTTGTGGAATGAGATACACTTCAAGAAAAGCCTCCATAGCTGACACAAAGAATGAAGAACAGAGCAATGAAGTAGAAGAGCATGACCAAGATGACAGTAGTGCCGAATGCAATTTGGATAGTATTCAAGGGTAGGTGATCATTCTTCATACGTTCCTGAAATAAGTATGTTCTGATTGTATGCATCCAGTATGTAGATTAGGAAAATTCTAGTTGTCTTCTTACATTTAAATGGGCTAAATCTGATGTCTTTGATTCCATAGAATGTGAATGTTGGTATATTCTGAAATCTCTCCTCCGTTGTTTGTAGGGTGCTAACCactgaagaaagaaagcagataGGCTACCTTTGCAAGCTGCTGATAGACTATGGTCGGATTGAATATCTACAGAAAAGAGGATACGAAGCTGTGTTGCAGCACTATACAGACCTCAGTGTATCCTTAGAAAATGTACTCTTGACAGCTGTGCCCTGTTGTCCTTCTTCAGCACCTCCTTCAACTGCTTAAAAGTGAGAGGACTTTAAATGGTTAAAAACACAGACTGTTGAAATGAGAGATCCAGCATTGAGGCTACCAGACTGGTGTTGGCTTTTTGGTGATCCTCTGGAACCAGAAGAAAAGTATTCCTTGGTGTTGGTGTTGACCTCAGTCTCTTTGTTGAAGTGGGTATGGATGCTGTTCAGGTTTTCTCTGCTTGGAAGAACTATAATAATCTTTCAGTAATAATGAAAACTTAGACTGGCATGCATACTTTTTCATTTGCCAGTACCAGCAGCTGTAGTATTGTTTTCTGAAAGAGAAGAAGTGTAATGGAACCTATCAATATCTCAAAAAAATTGAATTTACACTTATACAAGTTTAATAGCAATGGATTTTTAGTCATTTCTACCTTGTTTGCTATACTTTTTGTATGTCTTCTTTTTAAGGTGCtttaaaactgcttttgaaaAGCCAGACCAGAATTTTTGATTTATTGTTAGGAAGGACTGTGGGCAAAATCACTCATTAAATgtcatagatacagtggtgcctcgcttaacgatgttaattggttccaaaaaacccatcactatgggaaaacatcgttaagcgaaacaccatttcccataggaatgcattgaaaaccagttaatctgttccaatgggaacggattaccgtccttaagcgaaaatccccataggaaacatcgctaagtgaaacaatgtttcccccaatgGAAAGctattcaaaagcattgcagccggctgcaatgcttttgaatggctttccgatctctgttttcgctcatttttaagtgtcttaaaatgtttgaaacctgttataaatgcttggaatcgatAGCcccccttgtgaaacatgtgcaaacttaatttggctctgttctgagtcttcgttaatttttggtgattttttgtttcccccctttaaatccattgaagGCTGGCTTATAGGCTTTCATTGGATTCCTTTGGGGaatcttattttcaaggaagatATAAGAACTGAAACAACAAATGCAGTCCATTTGTTACTTTTGAACTAGAGCAGATCAACTGAACGAATCAGGCTTACTAAATCatagtcatagaatcatgaaattggaaggggcctataaggccattgagtccaatcccctgctcaatgcaggaatactaattgaaggatatctgctaggtggttgtctaaatcaATAGGTTACAGAAGTCCCACTGTTTCAATTAACATTTTGGCTGGAATTAACCACTGGATTTAAGCCAGGGCCTTGTTCCCACAGCCTGCTTTAGAATAAATGTTGACATCTCAGGGAAAGTGCCTTAATTTCCTCTGGctttcaaaaggaaaataataaaaggtaaaggtcaCATCCCTTTGAAAGTCAGAGGATTTTTTCTTCACTGAGGTCATACTTGCTTTCACTTTTAACTGTGAAGAGTATGAAGGCATGGTACCTTTTCTGCTGAGCGATTCCTGAATGTATGCATGCATGAACTGAATTCCATACAGTTCccgttcctcttcctcttcaggaTTCTCACAAGGTGGAAGCGTTACTTGAAGCTCTAGTGGGTTGTCTCTGAAGTTGACAAATCTAGTGATATATTATTAGAGTAACATGTTCATGAAATTGCTCTgcataaaaaaaaaagttaactaATAGGTTGGCTATTTTAATCACTATAGTCCATCACCTCAACCAAAATTGTTTGCCGCTCTGATCACCTCAGTGGTACTTTTGGAGGCATTGTTTGTTCTTCAAAACTCACTGATTCTTTGGCCTAGTTCACACATAATGCTTAACTGTGATTTTGTG
This sequence is a window from Pogona vitticeps strain Pit_001003342236 chromosome 4, PviZW2.1, whole genome shotgun sequence. Protein-coding genes within it:
- the TRMT13 gene encoding tRNA:m(4)X modification enzyme TRM13 homolog isoform X1, whose translation is MAAGASVAVSPEPGRCAFYLERKRRFCKMVPAQGKRFCGEHGAHEEEENRKRILCPLDPKHTVYEDQLQKHLKRCNSREKPKPVYFVQDINAGIKDTAVLSEEQQLPISSLSTEELEDLIRKLRTAADSINYVLQDQILSHPALKEALNDPRNGEAASKHLKQQASILGNMERLHLLGPGNCFVEFGAGRGKLSHWVDIALEDAQDVHFLLVERATTRFKVDGKHRKHCFERLQVDIQHLCLNKVPALVKEKLPVVGIGKHVCGSATDLALKCLLETYTQLGDNRKEDPAPKRLKTNGTTIAPNNSDESCRMAITENRCCVAGIVIALCCHHRCEWEHYVGQEFFRRVGFGAMEFNYLKRLTSWATCGMRYTSRKASIADTKNEEQSNEVEEHDQDDSSAECNLDSIQGVLTTEERKQIGYLCKLLIDYGRIEYLQKRGYEAVLQHYTDLSVSLENVLLTAVPCCPSSAPPSTA
- the TRMT13 gene encoding tRNA:m(4)X modification enzyme TRM13 homolog isoform X2, with translation MAAGASVAVSPEPGRCAFYLERKRRFCKMVPAQGKRFCGEHGAHEEEENRKRILCPLDPKHTVYEDQLQKHLKRCNSREKPKPVYFVQDINAGIKDTAVLSEEQLPISSLSTEELEDLIRKLRTAADSINYVLQDQILSHPALKEALNDPRNGEAASKHLKQQASILGNMERLHLLGPGNCFVEFGAGRGKLSHWVDIALEDAQDVHFLLVERATTRFKVDGKHRKHCFERLQVDIQHLCLNKVPALVKEKLPVVGIGKHVCGSATDLALKCLLETYTQLGDNRKEDPAPKRLKTNGTTIAPNNSDESCRMAITENRCCVAGIVIALCCHHRCEWEHYVGQEFFRRVGFGAMEFNYLKRLTSWATCGMRYTSRKASIADTKNEEQSNEVEEHDQDDSSAECNLDSIQGVLTTEERKQIGYLCKLLIDYGRIEYLQKRGYEAVLQHYTDLSVSLENVLLTAVPCCPSSAPPSTA